A region from the Podarcis raffonei isolate rPodRaf1 chromosome 11, rPodRaf1.pri, whole genome shotgun sequence genome encodes:
- the GCNT4 gene encoding beta-1,3-galactosyl-O-glycosyl-glycoprotein beta-1,6-N-acetylglucosaminyltransferase 4 produces the protein MKRHKCSSNYPTRRHLLILFLTAWLLLLLKLLRVELFLHKNIYFVEPFLSTSSFVKNKYTFPQKDTQYEINCSSIYNQDPVEIGKTLEIRRQSIIDLDDEDVVTMTSNCQLYRAIRGYHLKPVSLEEEKFPLAYSLVVHKDAIMVERLIHTIYSSQNVYCIHYDKKSSSTFKNALDNLAKCFPNIFIASRLEVVEYAHISRLQADLNCLSDLLKSSIPWKYVINLCGQDFPLRSNFELVSEFKKLNEGNMLETTKPSSSKKERFTYHYELQKMPYDMKMPVKTNISKDPPPHNIEVFVGSAYFVLCRAFVQHVLESSIAQDFFEWSKDTYSPDEHFWATLVRVPGAPGGISRTAQDISDLQSKTRLVKWNYLEDHFYPPCTGTHLRSVCIYAAAELRWLINYGHWFANKFDSKVDPVLIKCLAEMLADQQKEWVELSSEKLFMHRTFTDFS, from the coding sequence ATGAAGAGACATAAATGCTCCTCTAATTATCCAACAAGACGGCATCTCTTGATCTTGTTTTTAACAGCGTGGCTGCTCTTGCTGCTGAAACTTCTCAGAGTTGAGTTGTTCCttcacaaaaatatttattttgtagaACCTTTTTTAAGCACCTCATCATTTGTGAAAAACAAATACACATTTCCCCAAAAAGACACCCAGTATGAGATTAACTGTTCCTCCATATACAATCAGGATCCTGTGGAGATTGGGAAAACTTTAGAGATAAGGAGACAATCCATTATCGATTTAGATGATGAAGATGTTGTAACAATGACTAGTAACTGTCAGCTGTACCGTGCAATTAGAGGATATCACCTAAAGCCCGTCTCTCTGGAAGAGGAAAAATTCCCATTAGCTTATTCTCTGGTTGTTCATAAAGATGCAATAATGGTTGAGAGGCTCATCCATACAATATACAGCAGTCAAAATGTTTACTGTATCCATTATGACAAAAAGTCCTCTAGCacttttaagaatgctttggatAATCTGGCCAAATGTTTCCCCAATATTTTCATTGCGTCCAGATTGGAGGTGGTGGAATATGCCCATATTTCAAGGCTCCAGGCAGATTTGAATTGCTTATCTGATTTGCTTAAGTCCTCCATCCCATGGAAGTATGTAATCAATTTATGTGGCCAAGATTTCCCTCTGAGATCAAACTTTGAGCTGGTGTCTGAATTTAAGAAGTTAAATGAAGGAAACATGCTGGAGACAACCAAACCCAGTAGCAGTAAAAAGGAACGATTTACCTATCACTATGAACTTCAGAAAATGCCTTATGACATGAAGATGCCTGTGAAAACCAATATCTCTAAGGACCCGCCACCCCACAATATTGAAGTTTTTGTAGGCAGTGCCTATTTTGTATTATGTCGAGCTTTTGTACAGCATGTCCTAGAAAGTTCCATTGCTCAAGATTTTTTTGAATGGTCAAAGGACACTTATTCGCCTGATGAACATTTCTGGGCAACCCTTGTTCGTGTTCCTGGAGCACCTGGAGGGATTTCAAGGACAGCTCAGGATATCTCAGATCTTCAGAGCAAAACTCGTTTAGTAAAATGGAATTACCTTGAAGACCATTTCTACCCTCCCTGTACTGGTACACATCTCCGTAGTGTGTGCATCTATGCAGCTGCAGAATTGAGGTGGCTTATAAACTATGGGCACTGGTTTGCTAACAAATTCGACTCAAAAGTGGACCCGGTTTTAATAAAATGTTTGGCAGAAATGCTTGCAGACCAGCAGAAAGAATGGGTTGAGTTGTCTTCTGAAAAACTTTTTATGCACAGGACATTTACAGATTTCTCATAG